The window CACTAAAGGCAATAAGGATAATTTATTAGTCAAAATTTATTTGTAAACACAAATaatttggataagctgatatatGCTTCTTCCTttatccaagtttgtgtgaccttattaacaatttgaacaataaataaatattatagtgagcAATATGATAGGCGTTAAGAGGCTTTtaagggtgggcattcaatcatgcACTGTTTCCCATGTTGTGctgcacttgagatttatattttgatgtagagcgggtcgcagacagtttcatggccaagatggatcagaaaaggcccggtcgacgacaaaagtgatccggaccatcggaccttagatcgggcgtatctcgcaatctggaatgagttatctgacgcaaaatatatgattttggggtagaacgagctactttagccaaccaacccggctatgccgggttgcgcagcccggaattgcgaaaaaccccttgatcgatggtcgtttccctgttttaatttcgtttttactataaatagtaagttttagtttgattataactcttcatccgtcgggctttaggagttgcgcccaacgtgaaaagagcttagaataattaggggaacggtttggtgaagctaaataggacacttactatttttggccgaaaaccttgcgcactagtagacatcacgaccgtttataaatagtaagtttactatttatagtaagtcgcgaattctaggagtttgagttgtagtttgattatgatttctttcccattgcttgatacccttatttaaagggttgtgaactcgtttttaattattcatcaatcaatttcgaatttattagaatttatttttattttctactttctttcctcgtggattcgagaagtctctgtgaggagtccagagaagttccatggattcggaatagttatcctcttgaggaagactgtgctcgacctcacgtcctcccctgcgtcagtttggtatcagagcgaggtttctcctcggattgatggcttctaacgacgggtcgggcaacaatcccatgggcggtgctccagggaatttacctttaacggcgacaGCTTTCGAAGTaacgcaacgagagaatcagcaagccatgcaagggctgcaggcttccatcgaccgcatagcagatctcttggcgaaaaacctaaggcaactccgtgttcctggtggcaatcctccacgcctaattaatcgccctgatcgcagaaTAGTACCGatagtgcatccaagggtcattcctgaggaagggggctccagtgaggaggaaatcgacgacatactcttccaacacctcagacatggcggcgattgagtagatcgaacggattgagaattcaagatgagggttgatattcctagcttcaatggccaactacacattgaggatttcctcgattgactttctgaagttgagcgattttttgactatatggacatccctgaagcaaagaaggtcaagcttgtggcctacaagttgaaaggaggagcttcagcttggtgggaacaactgcaactcgcgcgaaccaggcagacgaaagcaccaatccgcacctggcagcggatgaagcagctactacgtgcccgattcctccctagcgattacgattaggtattattccaacaataccaaaattgtcgacagggtagtcggtcggtgagagaatacgcagaagaattttaccgcctggcggcgcgtaacgatttggtcgagactgaatcgtagcaagtcgcccgattcaacggtggattgcgtatggctatccaggacgagtccagatgcagtccgtctggacgatgaatgatgcgatcaagttggctactcgtgcagaagtgcaacttgaacgtcctaacacacggacctatcctactgcaaggattctTGTGGCGGGTCTGCCCCAAGGAACTGCACAACCTAAGGGGAAGGATCCCGTAGGAGCAcgtactcaacctcctacgtttgagaaccgagatcagggaagtggacaagctagaccccaaaggggcgtatcgactgctgctggtccaagtagaatcccgaacccctatgctcggccaaggcccgataactgctatcgttgtggccaaccgggccacctatcaaatacttgtccccagcgaaaagtggcaaacctcgccatcaatgatggtagtgctgataacgcttatgaagatccagatattgaagaacaggagcataccaccgaggacgaggcagatgattcaggttgggttcagcaagatcacggcgagtcgcttgtcgtgaggcgactattatatgcgccaagaaaagaagtgcatccacagcggcataacatcttccgcactaggtgtacggtgaatcgaaaggtttgtgacgtgatcattgatagtgggagaagcgagaacatcgtctccaaggtcatggtggaaaaattgcaattgaaaacggagcgtcatccctctccatatacaatcggttggatcaagaaggtcaatgaaaagtaactgaacggtgcaccatatctttttcaattggcaaacattataaggatgaagtagtatgcgatgtggtcgacatgaaagcatgtcacatactactcggtcggccctggcaatctgaccgtgatgccactcataaagggcgagataatatatatatcttcgtcaaggacggccggaagaccatattggcccctatggatccagagggaccacctgaaacttctaaagtggagggccgttttctcttaaccatacgggacttcgtggaagaatcaaaggaaacaggacagacttatgcattaattgtaaaaggggaagaactcgagcctaccaacatccctgaaaatACTAAGGCCCCacctacatgaattcaaagaaatctggcccgatgaccttcccgatgggttaccccccatgcgggatatccaacaccatatcgactttgtccctgggtccaatttaccgaatcgtccccattatcgaatgagtccgaatgagtgtgagattctgcagggacaagtagaggggttgatccgtaagggtcttattcgagagagcatgagtccatgtgttgtaccagatctattaactccaaagaaagatgggagttggcgcatgtgtgtcgacagccgagccatcaacaaaatcaccataaaatacaagtttcctataccacggttggacgatatgctggacatgctagagggtgcaaaaatattctctaaattggacttaaggagcggttaccatcagattcgaatacggtcgggtgatgagtggaaaacagcctttaagaccaaggaagggttatatgaatggatggtcatgcccttcggtctttcgaatgcgcctagcacatttatgagattgatgaaccaagttctgaaacctttcattgggcggttcgttgtggtttacttcgatgatattttgatatacagtcaagacgaaaccacccatatggaacacctcaagaaggtccttcaagtgctcactaaaaataaactgtacctcaatttaaaaaagtgcagcttcatgactgatagcctattgttcctgggttttgtcgtcacatccacgggcattcgggtggatgaggaaaaggtgaaggcaatcagagaatggccggttcctacaaatattcacgaagtgcgaagttttcatggactggcgacattctatcgtcggttcgtaaaaaatttcagtaccattgtgtcaccaatcacagattgcatgaagaaagggcagtttcagtggactgacgaagccgacaggagctttgccgaaatcaagcgcagattatccacgaccccggttcttgtacttcccaacttcgacaaactatttgaagtcgaatgtgatgcctcatatgtcgaaattgggggagttttgtctcaagaaggtaggccgataGTCTTCTATaacgagaaacttagcgatgcacgtaagaagtggtctacatatgagatcgagttatacgcggtggtccaggcactgcgacactggcgatattatttgattcaaagggaattcatactttacacggaccatcaagctctcaaattcattaatagtcaagctaatattaaccgtgtgcatgctagatggatctcgtttttgcaggaatttacattcgtactaaaacataagttagggcaacagaacaaagtagttgatgcattgagtcgccgtgcaactttattagtcactatgagcaatgaggttgtcgggttcgagcgccttaaagacatatatgccgatgacgacgacttcaaggacgcatgggttagatcccaagaaggtcaccccggtgacttacatattcaagacgggttccttttcaagggaaatcgattgtgcatcccgaacagttcgcgaagggaacagataatccaaaagctacatggaggtggccttagtggataCCTTAGGCGatacaagacgcgagctcttgtggaggaacggtattactggccggaattggtacgtgatgtaggaaaggcagtccaacgttgttatatttgtcaaacctctaaggggcaatctcataatacgggcctctacacctcattacccgtgcctgacggcccttgggaggatttatttatggacttcgtgcttagtcTCCCACAAAtagcggcatggattcggtgtttatggtagtagatcgtttctccaagatggcgcactttattccatgtaagaagactctcgatgcaacacacgtggcgaatctattcttcaaaaAAATTGTGTAGCTACACGGGGTTCCtgagactattacttctgaccgtgacacgaagttcataagccattttagcggactttgtggactcgattcgatacacgactttagTTTagtagcgcctaccacccacagactgacggtcaaactgaggttgtgaatcgcacgttgggaaacctccttcgatgtatttcaggagaaaaaccgaagcagtgggatttagctTTGTttgcggagtttgcattcaacaatatggtgaaccgctcgacagaaaATCCGTTTCAGATTATTTATGGTCGAGTgcttgccacacacttgacttggtccctccgcccaagctcccaggcaagagcattgcaacagaacatatggctgacaagatcatgggcattcatgcggaagtacaaaccaagctacatgcctcgaacgaaatgTACAAGGAGCAAGCAGACAAGCATTGGCGACAAAAACTGTTCGatgtgggcgaccaagtaatggtccatctgcgcaaagaacgatttccgactgGAACGTATAACAagttaaagaataaaaagattggaccggtaccaatcatccgaaagattaatgacaatgcttatgttgttgatcttctagatgacatgacgatctcacggactttcaatgtcgcggacctgaccgagtatcatgaatcaGCGCAGGataagaactcgaggacgagttcttttgaagtagaggggactgatgtagagcgggtcgcagacagtttcatggccaggatggatcagaaaaggcccggtcgataagagaagtgatccggaccgtcgaaccttagatcgggcgtatctcacaatccggaatgagctatctgacataaaatatatgattttggggtagaacgagctactttagccaaccaaccgcactatgctgggttgcgcagcccggaattgcgaaaaaccccttgatcgatggtcgtttccctattttaatttcgtttttactataaatagtaagttttagtttgattataactcttcatccgtcgggctttaggagttgcgcccaacgtgaaaagagcttagaataattaggggaacggtttggtgaagccaaataggacacttactatttttggccaaaaaccttgcgcactagtagacatcacgaccgtctataaatagtaagtttactatttatagtaagtcgcggattctaggagtttgagttgtagtttgattatgatttctttcccattgcttgatacccttatttaaagggttgtgaactcgtttttaattattcatcaatcaatttcaaatttattagaatttatttttattttctgctttctttcctcgtggattcgagaagtctctgtgaggagttcagagaagttccgtgaattcggaatagttatcctcttgaggaagacggtgctcgacctcacgtcctcccctgcgtcatatttgcttcatttttttacttatattttaaaataagctACCAAAATGGATAGGCagtgtgaatatacaatgcatgcattaaGGCATGAGGTAataccaaaatagatggacagcgtggatatacattgcatacatcaatgcaTGAGGCAACCTACGATATTGACACTTTACCAATTGCATGGTACCTGGCAATCTATCTAAATGGCGTAAAATAAGATTAAATTTATCAGGCTTTTTTTTttcgttagcttgttagtacacaacgctacagtgttagccacccccactagataCTGATACCAAGACCTCGCTGTTGaatatctttcacttagtctatcACTTAAGCTATGCACGAGCCACCTAAAATATTAGGgaagtgtgatttttgggtaatCATTTCACCTATGTGCAGCACATTTGATGAGTGTATTTGACAGCTTATAAACTCAATAGTGGGTCCTAAACAAAACTAATAGTGGGCATCCTATCTCAACATTTTCTTATAATGTGGCTCATCTAATTGTTTGATCATCACGGTTTGTTGTCCCACCTTAAATATAAGGAAGCATGCACGATGGAtgggatgagtttttttttttttatgaaagttCAAATTCACATGGCTctcaatcaaaaaaaaaaaaaaagaagaaaaaaacctaACGATGGTGTATGTTCGCCCACTTATAAATCAGGGATGATAACGTAAAGCGAGATGAACCAAAAGATGAAAAACCCATATTGCTGCATATCTCACATGGCTTAGATGGACAACTTTGTGAGAAAATTGATACAGATGGGATGAATAAATAAGCATAGCTTATATAATCCATTCATCTAAACAGTGACTTTCAAATCGACGGTgagaaaaaaaaacacacatgTAACGACTATTGGGATTCACTACTTGGATGGTTCACATTGATAGATAACTCACCATGTGTGTCATGCAAGAGATGACTTGTCATGTCGTTCTTTTTGGCTCTTCCAGTATTTATGAAAAAATGTTCTTGACTTTTAATCAAAAAAGCTCACATCAGCCGACTGAACATTTCACAGCATTGGCCACGTATTGTTCATCTATAGCCTACCTAACGTGCTACCTGTAAGGTGGTGATCACGTTTTATGGAGTTAGTTAGCAGTGGCACGGTGGCAGCCGTATCCACTCATACTATAATATAACAATAATCCAAATGGCTAGTCTGGTACCAGTGGTCCATCAGACATAATACGAGAAATTATCAATGATCGTAGCCGTCCGACTAGCATCCGTAAATGGACTGTTATAATTAATGGTCCAGATTTAGTGAAAAGATGTTCTTCAGCATTCCATATGTCCCATCTTTACTAACAGCTGAACAGTTTCGATTGAAATAATAAATGCAAGCCGTACGTTACACGCTTCGCATGCGTATGGACTTTATTATTCGAGGAAAAGTATAAAATGTTTTCTGTAGCACGATTTTCGTATGATGCGTTAGAGCCTAAAAAAAAGGAACAAGGAAGACATCTCTCCATGCGACACATGGCAGGATGAAGTGCAATTCAGGTTGACACATACACGGTTATAAGGACTGATGGCTTACGTCTTCAAAAATAGGACGCGTGTAATCTTTCTTGATGTATATTGTACCGTAAAATTCTTTTGGTTTTGACCGTCATGATAGTGGAGAGAGATGAACGAATAggattgatttttgagatataaaTCATCCAAGATAGGACCCTACATACGGACGGACCCGATCTGCAGATCGAACTGCTACGTGTACTTTGAAGAGATATGGCTGTACCATATCCCGGCTCTTCTGGTTCCACCGTCCCTCGTGGAAAACATATCGACATCCAGCGTACGAGGTCGAGCCAGCGATACGCAATTTTCCTATATGACTGACACGTGTGATGCAAGCACCTTTAGAATCCCCACGAGTCAACATTCTCTGTCTGggaaaaagagaggagagagagagagagggagctgaGATAGCTGCCCACGCCACTCCCCATCCGAATCGCCACGTATCCCATCTCTaagtcgaggtgggccccacactcccgCCAAAAAACCGAAGCGGAtcgctggtgtacctcacaccagctatataactgctgtaggTACGacactgctgtaggtacgtgtcgtgcaaagaaggctcctcgagctcccagttgtacgaacggttcaaaggagatcaaagtttcatgccccacagtgatgtatttattatatctacaccgttcatctattcttagatatcattttacagcattattcaaaagatgaatcatattcaaatattatctggaccacactacaaatagcagcggagataatgattttcaccgttaaaaaatttgtagggcctaccataacgctTATTCtacatcaaatctgttcataaggtcacaaatacatgaatgtaaaggaaaaacaaatttcatattgatccaaaacttccgtgaccccaaaaatggtttcaatggtagacgttcaatcccccactagttTTTaaattgtggtccatttgatacttagatctgccttatttttggtctcaagcgttaatacgagctcgcaaaatggatggacggtttggatataacacatacctggtAAGCAGATACACAGAACTTATtgacgtcaacacagcagctatgtaggtgtgaggtacaccagccaatccgcttttcaGAAAACAGTAAAATATACGCTCCCGAGCTTCAACAAAATATCTGGCAGCGAACCAAATCACGAGCAGGTGAGACGGCACTCCACGTGTCCCAGGACTGCATCACCAGCCGTCCACGTCTCCCATGGAAAGTAGCGTTCACAGTACACGACTGCCGTTTGCAGTTATAAGTTGGCGACCATCCAACGGCTCGAGAGATCCAACGGCTCATAATCCTCCCCGTATTTCCTGCatgtaagaaagaaagagaggagctTTCGAAAGCAAGAGCACTCAATGCTCTCTCATGGAAGAAGAGAGGGCGAAGCTGTGGCCCTAGATACGGCAAAAATGGAGCTTCCTTTCTGCAAGAAGGCCAGAGCCGCTCGCCGTAAGAGGCTGGAGATCCGACGTCTAAGATCCGCGGATTCGATTCAAGATCTTGAAGCCGATGGTCAGGATAGCACCAAATCTTCAAAGAAGAGGCGGGGAGAGATAATTCCCTCGGGTTGTAGAAGGAAAGTTGAAGATCGTAAAAGCAGTAGTTCGGATAGCGGTTCTTCTTCGGATTTGGACGGAATATTATCAGAAGGGAGTATTTCGATCGGAATATTGGCGACCGGCGGTGAAGTCGTCGGAGAGGATCTCAGGAACACCCCGTGTCGATCGCACGGGTCGGTGTCGATATGTGGCCGAAGGCGGGAGATGGAGGACGCTGTCACGGTGGCGCCAGCGTTCGCCTTCGCCGGCGACGCCGTGCGGTTCGATTTCTTTGGGGTGTATGATGGCCACGGCGGGAGCCCGGTGGCCTACGCCTGCCGGGATCGGCTCCACCGGATCGTCGCGAGGGAGATCGAGAGGTGGGCCCCCGCCGTGGCAGCGGGGGAGTTTGATTGGAAGGAGCTGATGGAGGCTTGCTTTGCGGAGATGGACAACGAGGTCGGGCCAGATGTTGCTGCGGCCAGGGAAGAAGCGGCTACCGCTGCGTCGAAGACCGTGGGGTCCACTGCAGTGGTGGCGTTGGTGGGAACGGAATGCATCGTCGTGGCTAATTGCGGGGATTCAAGGGCTGTGATTTCACGTGGTGGGGTGGCGGTCCCGCTTTCGAGAGATCATAAGGTAAtagtcttttattttatttttttcaaaaataatattttaattttattccAGACCTTAGTTCTGCTTATGTTGTGAAGTTTAAGCTTGCTTAAAACTAAAATGTGGCATTTGTAGGGGTAGGTACCTTTCGGGAAAACATGGTATACGGTTGTAAACTTGAAGAAGAATGTGGTGTTTTTAGGGTAGGGGTATTTCGGGAAACTTGAAGAAAAAAATGTGGCGTTTTTTAGGGGTAGGGCCATTTCGGGAAAATGGTATAAATGGTGTGGCAGACTTGAAGAAATATTAAAGACGGTATAAATTGCATTGCAAGCTTGAAGTTTGGTGTGGGGCCGGCATCATCAAAATAGGTGGTATTAATGTTACATTTGAATGGCAGTGAGTGCAAATTTACAATTTGGTGAGGGTATTTTGGGAAGTAAAGTAGATCTGAAACTTGCTGTTGGCGTTTGGAATGTGGGGGTAATTTGGGAATAATGATACAAATTTAAATGCTACGCAGTCGATTCTGGTTGATGTGTAGAGTCTGTAGACTGCTCTGTGTATGTGCGTATTTGTGGAtcctttctcatattttaatgACTTCACTGAATAATATGATATTTGACCCATGTCTGTGGACAGTGTAGGCTGGTTTTCAGGTCTGGTAAGTAGGCCCATGGTTTGGGAATCTGGACCACTGGTATGTCAGTCCCAGTGTGGATTGACCAGATGCCCCAAAAATATCTGATATTTGGAAGGTGTTAATTTCTAATTTGGGAGTTTTCCAGATATCAACTGTCTATTTTCATGCCACAAATTTGGAAGGGTGAGATTGTCTTTGGAAGTGTTGTTGATGCACTGTTCATCGACGGTGGGATCTGGCCTATGCCTCTGCTTCAAAAATTCAAGATTTCTGGTTGTTCCAGGTTGTGAAATGTCTTCTATTTTCATTTCCAGTTTTACTACCAATCGTGATTATCCAGTGAGAGCTTGCTTTTCCGTGCTGAAGCCAGCCAAAGTAGATTGAGGTCAACTGGTCTTTTGCCTGATGAGGCCCCCgcaggattattattatttttttcacacaCGCCCCCGCAGGATTGTGTCTTGAGTAGTGCTGTGACTGGGGTCTTGTTGGGTCTGGGCTTCGTTCTTAAAATTGGGACCCTAATCTCCGAATGGGCTACCCATCGGTCTTTAAATCTAGGTTTCCAGTTGGGTTCAGGTCACATAACAACATTTACATGGTTGGCCCAGCCagtggatggatggcttagatcacacacatgtgccactttgatACACGCGTGGTGTGTGAGTGGTCTCACTTACATGCATGTGGCTTGGGAATCCtttttgtgagagagagagtaatgctcaccTTCACCTTTTCACATgagcacctttgtacacgtgtcttAGGCacagcccgatacaaaactctggtgggccatggcaaaaaggaaacaatttcctcccttgatttgcatttctctttgctatggcccactagagttttggattgggctggaaattaggcccatagagtttcaaggggtgccacatcatatgggccattcAGATTCCATGCCtaagacacgtgtgcaaaggtgcacaggtgagcattcctctctctctctatatatatatacgtgcatgcgtgtgtgtggcTGATCCTCATGGTAgggccaacctattaggaggattggatgtcacaagcaCATAACAGTTCCAAAGTTATCCAGTGGGTGGACTGTATACTGTGGTCCGACTAGTCGGACTTGACACCTGCTCATATGTATTAGCGTGCACACACACAcgttatccttcaaaaaaaaaaaaaaaaacctactaaAATAATTGGACCCTACATGACTCAATCTGAACCGATTTAACCCATGTCCAAGTTGATGGACCTGACCTGACTAGACCTGAATTTAACCGGGTCCCAAAATAGGAGACCTGGacccaacctgatttcttgatgagCCAAAAAATTGGGGTCACCCAGACCCATTAAAATTGTGTTGGGTCCATGTCGTACCTGTGGATCTGGGGACCCTTTTTCAGCATGTTGGTAATTTTCTTTTTTGCCAGATGTGGGTCTCTGCAAGCACTTGCAGCGTGCTGTTCTGTGacttgaatggaaaaaaaaagttgTCTTATGCTGAAAAATGGTAGATTGAAATCAAGCAGACTGGAAATGACAGTGGCACAAGGGTATAATGATTTCAATGATTACGATGATGAATTGCTGATTAAAATAACCAAATCAACCAATGGAAGATCATGAAGAAAGGAGAATAAGAAAAAGTCTTGACATGACGATCACGTTGTGTACTTTCTTTCTTTAATGGAAAAGAAATGTCCTTAGGTTTGAAGTTTCTATTCCAGTAACGGCAATTGCAACTTGTGATTAAAAAATTCGAAGTTTCTATTCTAAGTGAAAAGATTTTTGGCAATCCCCCACGTGTACAATGCAG is drawn from Magnolia sinica isolate HGM2019 chromosome 5, MsV1, whole genome shotgun sequence and contains these coding sequences:
- the LOC131245142 gene encoding probable protein phosphatase 2C 8 isoform X3, encoding MLSHGRREGEAVALDTAKMELPFCKKARAARRKRLEIRRLRSADSIQDLEADGQDSTKSSKKRRGEIIPSGCRRKVEDRKSSSSDSGSSSDLDGILSEGSISIGILATGGEVVGEDLRNTPCRSHGSVSICGRRREMEDAVTVAPAFAFAGDAVRFDFFGVYDGHGGSPVAYACRDRLHRIVAREIERWAPAVAAGEFDWKELMEACFAEMDNEVGPDVAAAREEAATAASKTVGSTAVVALVGTECIVVANCGDSRAVISRGGVAVPLSRDHKPDRADEMERVEAAGGRVINWDGYRVLGVLATSRSIG
- the LOC131245142 gene encoding protein phosphatase 2C 51-like isoform X2, yielding MLSHGRREGEAVALDTAKMELPFCKKARAARRKRLEIRRLRSADSIQDLEADGQDSTKSSKKRRGEIIPSGCRRKVEDRKSSSSDSGSSSDLDGILSEGSISIGILATGGEVVGEDLRNTPCRSHGSVSICGRRREMEDAVTVAPAFAFAGDAVRFDFFGVYDGHGGSPVAYACRDRLHRIVAREIERWAPAVAAGEFDWKELMEACFAEMDNEVGPDVAAAREEAATAASKTVGSTAVVALVGTECIVVANCGDSRAVISRGGVAVPLSRDHKPDRADEMERVEAAGGRVINWDGYRVLGVLATSRSIGDHYLKPFVISEPEVVVSKRTDKDDFLILASDGLWDVVSNEMACEVTRRCLAGRSTMTMTAKGYNKSIGGGKAAEAAALLVEIAMGRGSKDNISVVVVELRKSRRQH
- the LOC131245142 gene encoding protein phosphatase 2C 51-like isoform X1, encoding MLSHGRREGEAVALDTAKMELPFCKKARAARRKRLEIRRLRSADSIQDLEADGQDSTKSSKKRRGEIIPSGCRRKVEDRKSSSSDSGSSSDLDGILSEGSISIGILATGGEVVGEDLRNTPCRSHGSVSICGRRREMEDAVTVAPAFAFAGDAVRFDFFGVYDGHGGSPVAYACRDRLHRIVAREIERWAPAVAAGEFDWKELMEACFAEMDNEVGPDVAAAREEAATAASKTVGSTAVVALVGTECIVVANCGDSRAVISRGGVAVPLSRDHKPDRADEMERVEAAGGRVINWDGYRVLGVLATSRSIEPAGDHYLKPFVISEPEVVVSKRTDKDDFLILASDGLWDVVSNEMACEVTRRCLAGRSTMTMTAKGYNKSIGGGKAAEAAALLVEIAMGRGSKDNISVVVVELRKSRRQH